Proteins from a genomic interval of Tenacibaculum sp. SZ-18:
- a CDS encoding TerC family protein: MVGIIFTLLMLVMLQAVLGFDNLLYISLESKKAPEKERKRVRKTGILIAIGLRIVLLFVLVSIIDFFQEPFAFLSGGIDNVVKFAFNGHSLIVLAGGGFIIYTAIKEIWHMISIKDLDHNVEGDGKRTKSANAAIVSIVIMNLVFSFDSILAAIGLTSEIENSTTAFIVMAIAIVISGLLMLFLADKISIFLAKNRMYEVLGLFILLVVGIMLVTEGGHLAHIKLFGNPIEPMSKTTFYFVIVILVITDIVQGRYQKKIFAEQNSEN, translated from the coding sequence ATGGTTGGAATCATTTTTACTCTATTAATGCTTGTAATGCTTCAAGCTGTATTAGGATTCGATAATTTATTATACATTTCTTTAGAATCTAAAAAAGCACCAGAAAAAGAGCGTAAACGCGTTCGTAAAACAGGAATTTTAATCGCCATTGGATTACGTATTGTTTTACTTTTTGTTTTGGTTTCTATTATTGATTTCTTTCAAGAGCCTTTTGCATTCCTATCAGGAGGAATTGATAATGTTGTGAAATTTGCTTTCAACGGTCATAGTTTAATTGTATTAGCTGGAGGTGGATTCATTATTTACACTGCAATTAAAGAAATTTGGCATATGATTTCTATAAAAGACTTAGATCATAATGTGGAAGGTGACGGAAAAAGAACTAAATCAGCAAATGCTGCCATTGTAAGTATTGTTATTATGAATTTAGTATTCTCTTTCGATTCTATTTTAGCAGCCATTGGTTTGACTAGTGAAATTGAAAATTCAACGACTGCTTTTATTGTTATGGCTATTGCTATCGTAATAAGTGGACTTTTAATGCTTTTCTTAGCTGATAAAATTTCAATTTTCTTGGCTAAAAACAGAATGTATGAGGTACTAGGACTATTCATATTACTCGTAGTTGGAATTATGTTAGTAACAGAAGGTGGCCACTTAGCCCATATTAAATTATTTGGAAACCCAATTGAACCAATGAGTAAAACAACTTTCTACTTTGTAATTGTGATTTTAGTAATTACTGACATTGTTCAAGGACGTTATCAAAAGAAAATATTCGCTGAACAGAATAGTGAAAACTAG
- a CDS encoding phage holin family protein: MKFLTKLLLTAFAVLVLSNLLRGIVVDNYVTAVIIAFVIAILNMFVRPILIVLTLPVTILTLGLFLLVVNAIIILMAGELVEGFYVKGFFTALLFSVLLSVFRSVLFGLLKEEK, from the coding sequence ATGAAATTTCTAACAAAATTATTATTAACGGCATTCGCAGTATTGGTTTTGTCAAATTTATTAAGAGGAATTGTTGTGGATAATTACGTTACGGCTGTAATAATCGCATTTGTAATTGCTATACTGAATATGTTTGTACGTCCAATTTTGATAGTGCTTACACTACCAGTTACCATCTTAACACTAGGTTTGTTTCTACTAGTTGTAAATGCTATTATTATTTTAATGGCGGGAGAATTAGTTGAAGGATTTTACGTAAAAGGATTTTTTACTGCACTTTTATTTAGTGTTTTATTGTCAGTATTCAGGTCGGTTTTATTCGGTTTGCTCAAAGAAGAAAAATAG
- the tig gene encoding trigger factor: MNITKENVDALNAIVKVDIVAEDYKDKVTEVLNDYRKKANIPGFRKGNVPMGMVRKQYGKAVMIDEVNKLLQDSLNKFLVEEKLDILGNPLPVVKDDFSWDTDKFSFEFELGLAPEFDVDVKGKNKITEYKIVATDELIDKELENIQNRYGKLITLEEGEEHANVTGTFLNEEKEINKKSTFLVNDLKGKKNEKKFIGAKVGDVVELNTKKLFEEDVKLAPALGVTKEVADELDVTVTFTIEEISKTEPADLDQDLFEKVFPDGSVTTVTELKEKIKQDAEGQFQQQADQQLLNAVTEHFIDSTKFDLPAEFLQKWLQTAGEKELSEDEAKEEYTKSEKGLRYQLIEGKIMKDNDIKLEYPELLDYTKGFIKAQMAQFGNLNPEEEELNNIAGRVLSNQEEAQRLQTQLISQKLLTFFKENMKFKSKEVSYEDFIKEVYK; this comes from the coding sequence ATGAATATTACAAAAGAAAACGTAGACGCATTAAATGCCATTGTGAAGGTTGATATTGTTGCTGAAGATTATAAAGACAAAGTAACAGAGGTTTTAAACGATTACCGTAAAAAAGCAAATATTCCTGGATTTAGAAAAGGAAATGTTCCTATGGGTATGGTAAGAAAGCAGTACGGTAAAGCGGTTATGATTGACGAGGTAAATAAACTTTTACAAGATAGTTTAAACAAGTTCTTGGTTGAGGAAAAATTAGACATCTTAGGAAATCCATTACCAGTTGTAAAAGACGATTTTTCTTGGGATACTGATAAATTTTCATTTGAGTTTGAATTAGGATTAGCTCCAGAGTTCGATGTTGATGTAAAAGGTAAAAATAAGATTACTGAATATAAAATTGTTGCTACTGATGAGTTAATCGATAAAGAGCTTGAAAATATTCAAAACCGTTACGGTAAATTAATCACTTTAGAAGAAGGTGAAGAACATGCAAATGTAACAGGTACTTTTTTAAATGAAGAAAAGGAGATTAACAAAAAATCTACGTTCTTAGTAAACGATTTAAAAGGAAAGAAGAACGAAAAAAAATTCATCGGAGCAAAAGTTGGTGATGTTGTTGAGTTAAATACCAAAAAACTTTTTGAAGAAGATGTGAAATTAGCTCCAGCATTAGGTGTTACTAAAGAAGTAGCTGATGAGTTAGATGTAACAGTAACTTTCACTATCGAAGAAATCAGCAAAACTGAACCAGCTGATCTTGATCAAGATTTATTTGAAAAGGTGTTTCCAGACGGAAGTGTTACTACGGTAACTGAATTAAAGGAAAAAATAAAGCAAGATGCTGAAGGACAATTTCAACAACAAGCTGATCAACAATTATTAAACGCAGTAACTGAGCATTTTATTGATAGTACTAAATTTGATTTACCAGCAGAATTCTTACAAAAGTGGTTACAAACTGCTGGAGAAAAAGAATTATCTGAAGATGAAGCTAAAGAAGAATATACTAAATCTGAAAAAGGATTGCGTTACCAATTAATCGAAGGTAAGATTATGAAGGATAACGATATCAAATTAGAGTACCCAGAGTTATTAGATTACACTAAAGGATTTATTAAAGCTCAAATGGCTCAATTTGGTAACTTGAACCCAGAAGAGGAGGAGTTAAACAATATTGCTGGTAGAGTTCTATCGAATCAAGAAGAGGCTCAACGATTACAAACTCAATTAATTTCACAGAAATTATTAACGTTTTTCAAGGAAAATATGAAGTTTAAGAGTAAGGAAGTAAGCTACGAAGACTTTATTAAAGAAGTTTACAAATAG
- a CDS encoding Na(+)-translocating NADH-quinone reductase subunit F: MTTPKRLEQALIKLYNAFHNNQLNPECCSACAVGNILDNHDSWKHLSDEHGSTELNYVGNIHQKLGRRFNGYTPLELLQIEKIFLEACGFVVPLSHYNPKPKNSTDKDNLFNGLNAVVRYLCELEGINNVMDYSKIFQFENEDPVYQFDVIYE; this comes from the coding sequence ATGACGACACCAAAACGTTTAGAACAAGCCCTAATCAAACTCTACAACGCTTTTCATAACAATCAATTAAACCCAGAATGCTGTTCAGCTTGTGCTGTTGGTAATATTTTAGATAATCACGATAGCTGGAAACACTTATCTGATGAGCACGGATCTACGGAATTAAATTATGTAGGTAACATCCATCAAAAATTGGGAAGACGTTTTAATGGTTATACCCCATTAGAATTATTACAAATAGAAAAAATATTTTTAGAAGCTTGTGGTTTTGTAGTTCCATTAAGTCATTACAATCCTAAACCAAAAAACAGTACCGATAAAGATAATCTCTTTAATGGACTCAATGCAGTTGTTCGGTACTTATGTGAACTAGAAGGAATAAATAATGTGATGGATTACTCTAAAATATTTCAATTTGAAAATGAAGATCCTGTTTATCAATTTGACGTGATTTATGAATAA
- a CDS encoding DEAD/DEAH box helicase, with the protein MTTFEELDLSNPLRNAVHDLGFEHPTPIQEEAFPVVRSGKDIVGIAQTGTGKTFAYILPVLRDLKFSKQLNPRVLILVPTRELVLQVVDEIEKLSKYMTLRVLGVYGGVNLNRHKQAVAEGCDIIVATPGRLYDLALSRVLKMKSIQKLVIDEVDVMLDLGFRFQLLNIFDLLPDRRQNIMFSATMTEDVETLIDDFFIAPKKIAIAVSGTPLDNIEQTCYNVPNFYTKMNLLNFLLFDKSEFDKVLIFAPNKRNADRIFNLLEEEFPGQNCVIHSNKTQNYRIKSIENFNEGKHRILIATDVIARGLDLQEISHVINFNPTNYPENYMHRIGRTGRAEHKGKSILLVTEKEQEAKKGIEELMNYEIPLLEIPEPVEISKQLTEEERPKEDQSQSRNRNSQEYVPGPAFHEKKEKNKKVNLGGSYRREIAKKYKKPKTRGDKNFNKRNKKRK; encoded by the coding sequence ATGACAACTTTCGAAGAATTAGATTTATCGAATCCATTAAGAAACGCAGTTCATGATTTAGGCTTTGAACATCCAACGCCAATTCAAGAAGAAGCATTTCCTGTTGTGAGATCAGGAAAAGATATAGTAGGAATAGCACAAACAGGTACTGGTAAAACTTTTGCTTACATTTTACCTGTTCTTAGAGATTTAAAATTTTCAAAACAATTAAATCCTAGAGTATTAATTCTTGTACCTACACGTGAGCTAGTATTGCAGGTTGTAGATGAAATAGAAAAGTTGTCAAAATATATGACTTTACGGGTTCTCGGTGTTTATGGAGGTGTAAATCTGAATCGTCATAAACAGGCTGTTGCCGAAGGATGTGATATTATTGTAGCAACTCCTGGTAGATTATATGATTTAGCGTTAAGTAGAGTTTTGAAGATGAAATCTATTCAAAAGTTAGTGATCGATGAGGTTGATGTAATGTTAGATTTAGGTTTTAGATTTCAACTTTTAAACATTTTTGATTTACTTCCAGATAGAAGACAGAATATTATGTTTTCTGCTACCATGACTGAGGATGTAGAAACTCTAATTGATGATTTCTTTATTGCTCCTAAAAAAATAGCCATTGCCGTAAGCGGAACTCCGTTGGATAATATTGAACAAACATGTTACAATGTTCCCAACTTCTACACAAAAATGAATCTTTTAAATTTCTTATTGTTTGATAAAAGTGAGTTTGATAAAGTTTTAATCTTTGCGCCCAATAAAAGAAATGCAGATCGTATATTTAACTTGTTAGAAGAAGAATTTCCTGGTCAAAATTGTGTTATTCATTCTAATAAAACTCAGAATTACCGTATAAAATCTATTGAAAATTTTAATGAAGGAAAACATAGAATTTTAATAGCTACAGATGTTATTGCGCGTGGTTTGGATTTACAAGAAATTTCACATGTCATAAATTTTAACCCTACCAATTACCCAGAAAATTATATGCATCGAATTGGACGTACGGGTAGGGCCGAGCATAAAGGTAAATCGATATTATTAGTTACGGAAAAAGAACAAGAGGCGAAAAAAGGAATTGAGGAATTAATGAATTATGAAATCCCTTTATTAGAAATTCCAGAACCAGTTGAAATCTCAAAACAATTAACTGAAGAAGAGCGTCCGAAAGAAGATCAGTCACAATCAAGAAATAGAAATTCCCAAGAGTATGTTCCAGGTCCTGCTTTTCATGAAAAGAAGGAAAAGAATAAAAAGGTAAACCTTGGTGGGAGTTATCGAAGAGAAATAGCAAAGAAATATAAAAAACCAAAGACAAGAGGAGATAAAAATTTCAATAAAAGAAATAAAAAGAGAAAATGA
- a CDS encoding Na(+)-translocating NADH-quinone reductase subunit F: MRVLTEQELHNLAMNIAGKKLEEMGYEFVAVNSELKKHPQFVLFKKGERTIFVLVKATNNLQNPNDYDTIWMETFKAHAKERNAEVWFAGVGLANAESIDLPVLKDQPYYVAFENFLKLTS, translated from the coding sequence ATGAGAGTCTTAACAGAACAAGAACTACATAACTTAGCCATGAACATTGCTGGTAAAAAGTTAGAAGAAATGGGTTATGAATTTGTTGCAGTAAACAGCGAATTGAAAAAGCATCCTCAATTTGTTCTTTTCAAAAAAGGGGAACGTACAATTTTTGTTTTAGTGAAAGCTACAAATAACCTTCAAAATCCAAATGATTACGATACTATTTGGATGGAAACTTTTAAAGCTCATGCAAAAGAACGCAACGCAGAGGTTTGGTTCGCTGGTGTTGGTTTGGCAAATGCAGAGAGTATTGATTTGCCTGTTTTGAAGGATCAACCATATTATGTTGCCTTTGAAAACTTCTTAAAATTAACTAGTTAG
- a CDS encoding DUF6734 family protein yields the protein MKIIQSFWSKPSMNQSDDPNSRYKGGWLKKKYSFFSQALSCLSFKEFYPEVELYTDTHGKKLLLDQLKLPYTKVHVTLEEINSYNPKLWALGKIVTYAQQDKPFLHADTDVYIWRKFDSELTSSELFTQNLEVNFPAYQDAFNEILKRFDWIPTELINVLYQNQNIQAFNAGIIGGSNYSFFKQLKDRAFDFIHKNEHLLNTIDIGIFNTIFEQQLGFAIAQKKKIPISYYLNKVDSDFSQVINFHTVPVSSSYVHCIGYAKKSIFACEQLEARLKYHFPTYYNDLIENLKATFPEEEFECDFSVERMNNLFRIYDWLSTVSINDIFETRFSLSKNVAIINEEEKYFLSYSLPQNGSLQKEEIKDWLAIILYFETPTSIKELHTELCKDEDFLKDMNSEELKSKLISFVMDKYVLLEILEVKN from the coding sequence ATGAAAATAATTCAAAGCTTTTGGTCTAAACCAAGCATGAATCAATCAGATGACCCAAATTCAAGATATAAAGGCGGATGGTTAAAAAAGAAATATTCTTTCTTCAGTCAAGCTTTAAGTTGTTTATCATTTAAAGAGTTTTATCCAGAAGTAGAGCTTTACACTGACACTCACGGAAAAAAACTTTTATTAGATCAATTGAAACTTCCATACACAAAAGTACATGTTACACTGGAGGAAATTAACTCTTACAACCCAAAACTTTGGGCACTTGGAAAAATCGTTACTTATGCACAGCAGGATAAACCGTTTTTGCATGCGGATACAGATGTTTATATCTGGCGAAAATTCGATTCTGAATTAACCTCTTCAGAATTATTTACTCAGAATTTAGAAGTCAATTTCCCAGCTTATCAAGATGCATTTAATGAAATTCTGAAAAGATTTGATTGGATTCCTACTGAACTCATAAACGTACTTTATCAAAATCAAAACATACAAGCCTTTAATGCTGGAATTATTGGCGGAAGTAATTATTCATTTTTTAAACAATTAAAAGACAGAGCCTTTGATTTCATACATAAAAACGAGCATCTCTTAAATACAATAGATATTGGCATCTTCAATACTATTTTTGAGCAACAACTTGGTTTTGCAATAGCTCAAAAGAAAAAGATTCCTATATCATACTATTTAAACAAGGTAGATTCAGATTTCTCCCAAGTAATCAATTTTCATACTGTACCAGTTTCATCTAGTTATGTTCATTGTATTGGGTATGCGAAAAAATCAATCTTCGCTTGTGAACAGTTAGAAGCTAGATTAAAATATCACTTTCCAACTTATTACAATGATTTAATCGAAAATTTAAAAGCAACGTTTCCAGAAGAAGAGTTCGAATGTGATTTTTCAGTGGAAAGAATGAACAATCTGTTTAGAATTTACGACTGGCTTTCAACAGTTTCAATAAATGATATTTTCGAAACTAGATTCTCTCTGAGTAAAAATGTAGCAATAATTAATGAAGAAGAAAAATACTTTCTTTCTTACTCATTACCACAGAACGGTTCATTACAAAAAGAAGAAATAAAAGATTGGTTAGCTATAATATTATATTTTGAAACCCCTACATCTATAAAAGAATTACATACCGAACTATGTAAAGATGAAGATTTTCTAAAAGACATGAATTCCGAAGAATTAAAATCAAAATTAATCTCATTTGTTATGGATAAATATGTGCTTCTAGAAATACTAGAAGTTAAAAACTAA
- the polA gene encoding DNA polymerase I: MTTKKRLFLLDAYALIFRGYYAFIKNPRINSKGMDTSAILGFTNSLLDVIKKEKPDYIAVCFDKGGSADRVEIFPEYKANRQETPEAIRIAVPYIEQILQAMNIPAIVKEGFEADDIIGTLAKKAEKEGLETYMVTPDKDYAQLVSDSIFMYRPPRMGNGYEKWGVEEVQKKFEVERPEQVIDFLGMMGDSVDNIPGLPGVGEKTAKKFLAAYGSMEGLFENIHELKGKMKEKVEANQELGLLSKKLATIMLDVPVELEQDKLIFEQPDIEKTKAIFAELEFRRLTDNFLKTFSQESSTSISDTKPQQTESTSGQFDLFATPGAGNATVESINGFKTVANTSHFYQLVNTPVSRKLLLDKLMIQQSVCFDTETTGLKSLEVELIGIAFSWEEGKGYYVAFPENQEETQQVLEMFRPFFEAENIEKIGHNIKYDIKVLSNYNMPVKGRLFDTMIAHYLINPDMRHNMDILSETYLNYQPVPITDLIGKKGKNQLSMRTVELNKQTEYAVEDADITLQLKNHFTKELESGKLTELFTNVEMPLVSVLTNMEIEGINLNTDFLKEFSKELSSDITSLEQKIYEQAGEEFNIASPKQLGPILFEKLKLVDKPKKTKTGQYSTAEDVLSSLKEHQIVADILEYRQCKKLLSTYVDALPNELNPKTDRIHTVYAQAVAATGRLSSNNPNLQNIPIRTKRGQEVRKAFIPKDKDYTLLAADYSQIELRIIAALSEEETMIKAFQDGEDIHASTAAKVFNVSLDEVTREQRSNAKTVNFGIIYGVSAFGLSNQTNLSRSEAKELINAYYETYPKLKNFIAQQVDFAREHGYVETILGRKRYLKDINSRNAIVRGAAERNAVNAPIQGSAADIIKLAMINIQKRFEQEQFKSKMLLQVHDELVFDAHNDELETIKPIIKEEMENAFKLSVPLDVEIGLGTNWLEAH, encoded by the coding sequence ATGACTACCAAAAAAAGACTTTTTTTATTAGATGCGTATGCTTTAATTTTTAGAGGATATTATGCTTTCATAAAAAATCCAAGAATTAACTCTAAAGGAATGGACACTTCAGCTATTCTAGGTTTTACAAACTCATTACTAGATGTGATCAAAAAAGAAAAACCTGACTATATAGCTGTTTGTTTTGATAAAGGTGGTAGTGCAGATCGTGTTGAAATTTTTCCTGAATACAAAGCAAATAGACAAGAAACTCCAGAAGCTATTAGGATTGCTGTTCCTTATATTGAACAAATCCTACAAGCAATGAATATTCCTGCGATTGTTAAAGAAGGATTTGAAGCTGATGATATTATTGGAACTTTAGCAAAGAAAGCAGAGAAAGAAGGATTAGAAACGTATATGGTAACTCCAGATAAGGATTATGCTCAACTCGTGTCTGATAGTATTTTTATGTATCGTCCTCCAAGAATGGGAAATGGATATGAGAAATGGGGAGTTGAAGAAGTACAGAAAAAATTCGAAGTTGAACGACCTGAGCAAGTAATTGACTTCTTAGGAATGATGGGAGACTCTGTTGATAATATTCCAGGATTACCAGGTGTTGGTGAAAAAACAGCTAAAAAGTTTCTAGCCGCTTATGGTTCTATGGAAGGTTTATTTGAAAATATTCATGAGCTAAAAGGAAAAATGAAAGAGAAGGTTGAAGCTAATCAAGAATTAGGTTTACTTTCTAAAAAGTTAGCTACAATTATGCTTGATGTTCCTGTTGAACTGGAACAAGACAAACTTATTTTTGAGCAACCCGATATTGAAAAAACGAAAGCAATTTTTGCTGAATTAGAATTTAGAAGATTAACAGATAATTTCTTAAAAACATTCTCTCAAGAGAGTTCTACATCAATTTCTGATACTAAACCACAACAAACGGAAAGTACATCTGGACAATTTGATTTGTTTGCTACTCCTGGTGCTGGAAATGCCACGGTAGAAAGCATCAATGGATTTAAAACAGTTGCTAACACCTCACATTTCTATCAATTGGTAAACACACCTGTTTCTAGAAAGTTATTATTAGACAAACTTATGATCCAACAATCAGTTTGTTTTGATACAGAAACTACTGGTTTAAAGTCATTAGAAGTTGAATTAATTGGAATTGCTTTTTCTTGGGAGGAAGGAAAAGGATATTATGTTGCTTTCCCAGAAAATCAAGAGGAAACACAACAAGTTTTAGAAATGTTTAGACCATTTTTTGAAGCTGAAAACATTGAAAAGATTGGTCACAATATTAAGTACGATATAAAAGTTTTATCAAACTATAATATGCCTGTAAAAGGTAGGTTATTCGATACCATGATTGCTCATTATCTGATCAATCCTGACATGCGTCATAATATGGATATACTTTCTGAAACGTATTTAAACTATCAACCCGTTCCAATTACAGACTTGATTGGTAAAAAAGGGAAGAATCAACTTTCTATGAGAACCGTTGAATTAAATAAGCAAACAGAATATGCAGTTGAAGATGCTGATATTACTTTACAGTTGAAAAATCATTTCACTAAAGAACTCGAATCAGGAAAATTAACTGAATTGTTTACAAATGTTGAAATGCCTCTAGTTTCGGTTTTAACGAATATGGAAATTGAAGGAATCAATCTAAATACAGATTTCCTAAAAGAGTTTTCAAAAGAACTTTCTTCAGATATCACTTCTTTAGAACAGAAAATATATGAGCAAGCAGGTGAAGAATTCAATATTGCTTCACCAAAACAATTAGGTCCAATTTTATTTGAAAAATTAAAATTAGTAGACAAACCCAAGAAGACAAAAACTGGTCAATATTCTACAGCAGAAGATGTATTATCTTCTTTGAAAGAACATCAAATTGTAGCAGACATTCTAGAATATCGTCAATGTAAAAAATTATTAAGTACATATGTTGATGCACTACCTAATGAATTAAATCCAAAAACAGATAGAATTCATACCGTATATGCACAGGCAGTTGCAGCAACTGGAAGATTAAGTTCTAACAATCCGAACTTACAGAATATTCCAATTCGAACAAAAAGAGGACAAGAAGTTCGAAAAGCATTTATTCCAAAGGATAAAGATTATACATTATTGGCAGCAGATTATTCTCAAATTGAATTACGCATTATTGCTGCATTAAGTGAAGAGGAAACAATGATTAAAGCTTTCCAAGATGGAGAAGATATTCATGCATCCACTGCAGCTAAAGTTTTCAATGTGTCTTTAGATGAAGTTACACGTGAACAACGTAGTAATGCGAAAACAGTAAACTTCGGAATTATATATGGTGTTTCTGCGTTTGGACTAAGTAATCAAACAAATTTATCTAGATCAGAGGCAAAAGAATTGATTAACGCGTACTATGAAACATATCCGAAATTAAAGAACTTTATCGCGCAACAAGTAGACTTCGCGAGAGAGCATGGTTATGTTGAAACTATATTAGGTAGAAAGCGTTATTTAAAAGATATAAATTCAAGAAACGCTATTGTTAGAGGTGCAGCTGAAAGAAATGCCGTAAATGCGCCAATTCAAGGTAGTGCAGCAGATATTATAAAACTTGCCATGATTAATATTCAAAAGCGATTTGAACAAGAACAATTCAAATCTAAAATGTTATTGCAAGTTCATGATGAATTGGTTTTTGATGCTCATAACGATGAACTAGAAACAATAAAACCTATTATTAAAGAAGAAATGGAAAATGCATTTAAACTTTCTGTTCCTTTAGATGTAGAAATTGGATTAGGTACAAACTGGTTAGAAGCACATTAA
- a CDS encoding serine hydrolase domain-containing protein translates to MKLIWKIIIAVVILGVLAFGAASIWAFNKMAKIDELVLGENDNLTEKIEKTDKWLAKLQKDNKFNGAVLLIKNDSLLLKNTYGFTDHTRRKRLTSQSSFRLASVSKQFTGVGIMLLKEQGKLNFDDSIKKFLPVLPYEKVTIRNLLNHTSGIPDVYMDFPKKYSKEVGSALTISMMVKLLAKENLPLEHNPNEVHSYNNTGYVLLAAIIENVSGKSFEEFMQTELFDKLGMKNTRVWNLLSQEKTFPNKTWSFENILGDLVELKSGVLDGIAGDGGVFSSIDDFIIWNQFWYDNQLLSKITMQEAFKETILNDGTVINYGFGWVIFGKDVHAHNGSWLGARTSFARNTKLKNAIVLLDNSASMNVDAIEKQLVKVLK, encoded by the coding sequence ATGAAACTAATATGGAAAATTATAATTGCTGTTGTTATACTTGGTGTTCTAGCTTTTGGAGCTGCTAGTATTTGGGCATTTAATAAAATGGCAAAAATTGATGAATTAGTCCTTGGTGAGAATGATAACCTAACCGAAAAAATAGAGAAAACAGATAAATGGTTGGCTAAGCTTCAAAAAGACAATAAGTTTAATGGTGCAGTACTGTTGATTAAAAATGATAGTCTGCTACTAAAAAACACGTATGGTTTTACAGATCATACTCGAAGAAAGAGACTAACATCTCAATCGTCGTTCAGATTAGCATCTGTTTCAAAACAATTTACTGGAGTTGGTATTATGTTATTGAAAGAACAAGGAAAGTTGAATTTTGATGATTCTATAAAAAAGTTTTTACCTGTTTTACCTTATGAAAAAGTAACAATAAGAAATTTATTAAACCATACTTCAGGAATTCCAGATGTATATATGGATTTTCCGAAAAAATATAGTAAAGAAGTAGGAAGTGCCTTAACTATATCTATGATGGTAAAATTATTAGCTAAAGAAAACTTACCATTAGAACATAACCCGAATGAAGTTCATTCATATAACAATACAGGATATGTGCTATTAGCGGCAATTATAGAAAATGTTTCAGGAAAATCATTTGAAGAATTTATGCAAACCGAGTTGTTTGATAAATTAGGGATGAAGAATACGAGAGTTTGGAATTTACTTTCCCAAGAAAAGACTTTTCCAAATAAAACATGGTCTTTTGAAAATATATTAGGAGATTTAGTAGAATTAAAGTCTGGGGTATTAGATGGAATTGCTGGGGATGGAGGAGTTTTTTCTAGTATTGATGATTTTATAATTTGGAATCAATTTTGGTATGATAATCAACTGTTATCCAAAATTACGATGCAAGAAGCTTTTAAGGAAACAATTCTAAATGATGGAACAGTTATCAATTATGGTTTTGGTTGGGTTATTTTTGGAAAAGATGTACATGCTCATAATGGTTCTTGGTTAGGAGCGAGAACGAGTTTCGCTAGAAATACAAAATTAAAGAATGCAATTGTTTTATTAGATAATTCTGCAAGTATGAATGTTGATGCAATTGAGAAACAGTTGGTAAAAGTTTTAAAATAA